The Mycobacterium sp. 3519A genome contains a region encoding:
- a CDS encoding mycofactocin-coupled SDR family oxidoreductase — MTNTVGRVAGKVAFITGAARGQGREHAVRLAEEGADIIAVDVCADIDAAGYPGATEADLDETATLVEKLDRRIVTARADVRDLDGLRAALQQGVDALGRPDIVIANAGISGSPAPASMIDETAWQTMLDINLTGVMHTVKVALPHMSDGRGGSIILVSSMLGLRGGGYMAGYASAKHAVVGLMNSLANELAPQWIRVNSIHPGNILTPMIDNDYFRRTVRPDLTEPTMADATQVIGHFHMLPKPIIEARAVSNAVLFLASDESQYITGAALPVDAGAVAKF, encoded by the coding sequence ATGACGAACACAGTTGGCAGGGTGGCGGGCAAAGTTGCGTTCATCACCGGCGCAGCGCGTGGCCAGGGCCGCGAACACGCGGTCCGGTTGGCGGAGGAAGGCGCCGACATCATCGCCGTTGACGTGTGCGCCGACATCGACGCCGCAGGCTATCCCGGCGCCACCGAAGCCGATCTCGACGAAACCGCGACGCTCGTCGAGAAGCTGGACCGGCGCATCGTCACCGCACGGGCCGACGTCAGGGACCTCGACGGATTGCGCGCCGCGCTGCAGCAGGGCGTCGACGCATTGGGCAGACCCGACATCGTCATCGCCAATGCCGGCATCTCCGGATCGCCTGCACCTGCCTCGATGATCGACGAAACCGCTTGGCAGACAATGCTCGACATCAACCTGACCGGTGTCATGCACACCGTCAAGGTGGCACTACCGCACATGTCGGACGGCCGGGGCGGCTCGATCATCCTGGTGAGCTCGATGCTTGGCTTACGCGGCGGTGGTTACATGGCCGGCTACGCGTCGGCGAAACACGCCGTGGTCGGCCTGATGAACTCGTTGGCCAATGAGCTTGCCCCGCAGTGGATCAGGGTGAACTCCATCCATCCCGGCAACATTCTGACACCGATGATCGACAACGACTACTTCCGCCGCACCGTGCGACCCGACCTCACCGAGCCGACGATGGCCGACGCGACACAGGTGATCGGGCACTTCCACATGCTGCCCAAGCCGATCATCGAGGCGCGCGCGGTCAGCAACGCGGTGCTGTTCCTGGCCTCCGACGAGTCGCAGTACATCACGGGAGCGGCGCTGCCGGTCGACGCCGGAGCAGTCGCCAAATTCTGA
- a CDS encoding wax ester/triacylglycerol synthase family O-acyltransferase yields MELISPTDSMFLIGESREHPMHVAGLQLFEPPEGSGPDFVRDLHQTIVKNDDFQPTFRKHPGRLLGGISTVAWAFDDEVDIDYHLRRSAIPRPGRVRELLELTSRWHGTLLDRHRPLWETHLVEGLQDGRFAIYSKIHHALLDGISAQRLTIRSMSPDPDDREIRVPWALGPKRRSRDAAAQRSVLQTITGAVGSVASLAPSTLSVARAALLEQQLTLPFRAPKTMFNVPIGGARRVAAQSWPLTRIRAIKSAAGVTVNDVVLAMCSGALRAYLLELDALPDTPLVAMVPVSLRAEDEQDAGGNMVGTILCNLATDTADPAKRLAAINASMRDNKQVFAELPRTQALALSAFLMSGIALGLLPGFVSSAPPPFNIVISNVPGAREPLYWNGARLDGNYPLSIALDGQAINITLTSNADNLDFGLVGCRRSVPHLQRLLTHLEDSLSDLEQAVGIAN; encoded by the coding sequence ATGGAGCTGATTTCGCCGACCGATTCGATGTTCCTCATCGGCGAATCCCGGGAACATCCGATGCACGTCGCGGGCCTGCAACTCTTCGAACCGCCGGAGGGCAGCGGCCCGGACTTCGTCCGCGATCTGCACCAGACGATCGTCAAGAACGACGACTTCCAACCGACGTTCCGGAAGCACCCCGGCAGGCTTCTCGGCGGCATCTCCACCGTGGCGTGGGCGTTCGACGACGAGGTCGACATCGACTATCACCTGCGCAGGTCGGCGATTCCGCGGCCGGGTCGCGTCCGCGAGTTGCTCGAGTTGACGTCACGCTGGCACGGGACGCTGCTCGATCGGCACCGACCGCTGTGGGAGACGCACCTCGTCGAGGGCCTCCAGGACGGCCGCTTCGCCATCTACTCCAAGATCCACCACGCGCTGCTCGACGGTATCTCCGCCCAGCGGCTCACCATTCGGTCGATGTCGCCGGATCCGGACGACCGTGAGATCCGGGTGCCGTGGGCACTGGGCCCGAAGCGCAGGAGTAGGGACGCCGCAGCGCAGCGGTCCGTCCTGCAGACGATCACCGGGGCAGTCGGATCGGTCGCTTCGCTGGCCCCTTCGACACTGTCGGTAGCCAGGGCCGCGCTGCTGGAACAGCAGTTGACCCTTCCGTTCCGGGCGCCCAAGACCATGTTCAACGTGCCGATCGGGGGAGCGCGCCGCGTCGCGGCGCAGTCGTGGCCGCTGACGCGCATCCGGGCGATCAAGTCCGCGGCGGGTGTCACCGTCAACGACGTCGTGCTGGCGATGTGCTCGGGTGCGCTGCGCGCCTATCTCCTCGAATTGGATGCGCTACCGGATACGCCGTTGGTGGCCATGGTTCCGGTCAGCCTGCGCGCCGAGGACGAGCAGGATGCCGGCGGCAACATGGTCGGCACGATCCTGTGCAACCTCGCCACTGACACCGCCGATCCCGCCAAGCGGTTGGCCGCGATCAACGCGTCGATGCGCGACAACAAGCAGGTGTTCGCCGAGTTGCCCCGTACCCAGGCGCTCGCGCTGTCGGCGTTCCTGATGTCCGGTATCGCGCTTGGACTGCTGCCCGGGTTCGTGTCGTCGGCGCCGCCGCCGTTCAACATCGTCATCTCCAACGTCCCGGGTGCGCGAGAACCGTTGTACTGGAACGGCGCCCGCTTGGACGGCAACTACCCGCTGTCCATCGCGCTGGACGGACAAGCCATCAACATCACGTTGACGAGCAACGCCGACAACCTCGACTTCGGCCTGGTGGGATGCCGGCGCAGCGTTCCTCATCTGCAGCGCCTGCTGACGCACCTGGAAGACTCGCTGAGCGATCTGGAACAGGCCGTCGGAATCGCGAACTGA
- a CDS encoding TIGR02206 family membrane protein, producing MLSASAQREFTAYGPSHLVVLTVFAVGAVLLVWIGRRQTQSQARLLGRVLAVLLVAAFAVALVYKLIRPDIATSVPLQLCDVAELTAAYALWSQRHWAFVLAYYWGLVLSSQALLTPDVGTPEEGAPDFPHHLFLTFFTLHVLVVWAAIYLTWGQRNRPSWRDYRFAVIVTLGWAAFTFVFNVIAGTNYGYLNSKPPTASVLDVLGPWPIYLFAEIAIVLVVWALMTWPWERRRATDFSTT from the coding sequence ATGCTGTCGGCCTCCGCCCAACGGGAGTTCACGGCCTACGGCCCATCACATCTGGTGGTGCTCACCGTGTTCGCGGTCGGCGCGGTGCTGCTCGTCTGGATCGGACGGCGACAGACCCAGTCGCAGGCGCGGCTACTCGGCCGCGTGCTGGCGGTGCTGCTCGTCGCGGCGTTCGCGGTGGCGTTGGTGTACAAGCTGATCCGGCCGGACATTGCGACCTCGGTGCCGCTGCAGTTGTGTGACGTCGCCGAACTCACCGCCGCCTACGCCTTGTGGTCGCAACGGCATTGGGCTTTCGTGCTCGCCTACTACTGGGGCTTGGTGCTGAGTTCGCAAGCGTTGCTGACCCCCGATGTCGGAACACCGGAGGAGGGTGCACCGGATTTCCCGCACCACCTGTTCCTCACGTTCTTCACGCTTCACGTTCTGGTGGTGTGGGCCGCGATCTATCTCACGTGGGGGCAACGGAATCGGCCGAGTTGGCGCGACTACCGCTTCGCGGTCATCGTGACCCTCGGGTGGGCGGCGTTCACGTTCGTCTTCAACGTCATCGCCGGCACCAACTACGGCTATCTCAACTCAAAGCCGCCCACTGCGTCAGTGCTCGACGTATTGGGCCCGTGGCCGATCTATCTGTTCGCCGAGATCGCGATCGTGCTCGTCGTGTGGGCGCTGATGACGTGGCCATGGGAACGGCGACGGGCAACCGACTTCTCAACAACCTGA
- a CDS encoding MFS transporter, with translation MIPHWPGMRVLAGSMLFNLASGCFTITLGQALFERSGSVSAFTGVVVIEYLVPVLLGALAGSVADRVNPAVVCAVASIVPGLALMGYLVAPAGLMVMGIAVGLIVNLIRPFYRAGIFAVGPRSLHQTDLPRYNMRWTVSVQAGQITGGAVAGAFLWATGPKWAFFAAATAYALAAYALASARSAVSPLHEDDDAAKDTWISVLRDALNSPWSVLSLLLLGVDFLTIAAFNVALAPLVHELYGNESWLGILDVCFAVGAIAAPAVWGRYSSRVSSRGSVTAGFATQILGFTTIAIGLGFGGTPGQSAVPVGAVLLGLGVAVSSSEQVSILQVGAKSSTLGRIGALRQAVIGLTTALTLPVVGHLVDKDLAAACGAVVVVLTLGLGVNIGVARRERVAVA, from the coding sequence GTGATTCCCCACTGGCCCGGGATGCGGGTACTAGCGGGCTCGATGTTGTTCAATCTGGCGTCGGGTTGCTTCACGATCACCTTGGGGCAGGCGCTTTTCGAGAGGTCTGGTTCGGTGTCGGCGTTCACCGGTGTGGTGGTGATCGAATACCTGGTGCCGGTACTGCTCGGGGCGCTCGCCGGGAGCGTGGCCGATCGGGTCAACCCGGCGGTGGTCTGCGCGGTCGCATCGATCGTTCCCGGGCTGGCGCTGATGGGGTATTTGGTCGCGCCCGCGGGTCTGATGGTGATGGGCATCGCGGTCGGCCTGATCGTCAACCTGATTCGCCCGTTCTACCGCGCCGGGATCTTCGCGGTGGGCCCGCGCTCCCTGCATCAGACTGATCTGCCCCGGTACAACATGCGGTGGACCGTGTCCGTGCAGGCCGGACAGATCACCGGCGGCGCGGTGGCAGGCGCGTTCCTGTGGGCGACGGGACCCAAGTGGGCGTTCTTCGCCGCCGCGACGGCGTACGCGCTCGCGGCATATGCGTTGGCGTCGGCGCGTTCGGCGGTGTCGCCGTTGCACGAAGACGACGACGCCGCCAAAGACACTTGGATCTCCGTACTGCGCGACGCGCTCAACAGCCCGTGGTCGGTGCTTTCCCTGTTGCTCCTCGGTGTCGACTTCCTGACGATCGCCGCGTTCAACGTCGCGCTGGCGCCGCTCGTGCACGAGTTGTACGGAAATGAAAGCTGGCTGGGCATCCTGGATGTCTGCTTCGCAGTCGGCGCGATAGCCGCGCCTGCGGTGTGGGGACGGTACTCGTCGCGGGTATCGAGCAGAGGGAGCGTCACAGCGGGCTTCGCGACCCAAATCCTGGGCTTCACGACCATCGCGATCGGTCTTGGATTCGGCGGTACGCCAGGCCAATCGGCGGTTCCCGTCGGCGCTGTGCTGCTGGGCCTCGGCGTAGCGGTGTCATCGAGCGAACAGGTGAGCATTCTTCAGGTCGGCGCCAAATCGTCGACACTGGGCAGGATCGGTGCACTGCGGCAAGCAGTCATCGGCCTGACGACCGCGTTGACGCTGCCGGTGGTCGGCCACCTGGTCGATAAGGATCTCGCGGCGGCATGCGGCGCGGTCGTCGTCGTCCTGACGCTGGGACTGGGCGTGAACATCGGTGTTGCGCGCCGCGAAAGGGTCGCGGTCGCGTGA
- a CDS encoding ATP-grasp domain-containing protein, which yields MTHLLVVGGIATVHDIARRLGAELTLVKTIPTQTMLAEDAYARIVDVSGIEATDRIILAERVIRAVDGTNFDGMLCLHDEAVELGALIAQKLGVDFASPDVAHRTVDKSAMRTQLASAGLGSVAHGVVVDGRVEWSDAPPASEIVLKPVDGRASRGVTFHRSADELQDWLDTRPGEFEGYLAEERKFGREFSVESLIVRSGASWHGVTAKTTIGAVESGHLHPAPLGEDERTRIVAAATACIAALGIRRGLLHTEVILDDTGTAHIVETHLRGGGDMILDLVRSATGLDLAELFVLDLIEGLEHIPAATERGYASSQFVFPVEFGVIAGWDGVEAARLMPGVDAVTTLLNQGDHLVPQVNSSYGRSVGAMAHAPDPQQACERARAAALTPMPMLEPV from the coding sequence ATGACGCATCTTCTTGTGGTCGGCGGCATCGCGACGGTCCACGACATCGCCCGCCGACTCGGCGCGGAACTGACGCTCGTCAAGACGATACCGACGCAAACGATGCTCGCCGAAGACGCGTACGCACGAATAGTCGACGTGTCCGGCATCGAAGCCACCGACCGAATCATACTGGCGGAGCGGGTGATCAGGGCCGTCGACGGCACGAACTTCGACGGCATGCTCTGCCTGCACGACGAGGCCGTCGAACTCGGCGCGCTGATCGCGCAGAAACTGGGAGTGGACTTCGCGAGTCCCGACGTGGCGCATCGAACGGTCGACAAGTCGGCGATGCGAACCCAACTGGCCAGTGCCGGCTTGGGTTCGGTCGCACACGGTGTCGTCGTCGACGGCAGGGTCGAATGGTCGGACGCACCCCCGGCCTCGGAGATCGTGTTGAAGCCCGTCGACGGGCGCGCCAGCAGGGGCGTCACATTCCACCGGTCGGCCGACGAACTCCAGGACTGGCTCGACACCCGTCCCGGCGAATTCGAAGGCTACCTCGCAGAGGAGCGAAAGTTCGGCAGGGAGTTCAGTGTCGAATCGCTGATCGTGCGGTCCGGTGCCTCGTGGCACGGCGTGACGGCCAAGACCACCATCGGTGCGGTCGAGTCCGGCCACCTGCACCCGGCACCGCTCGGCGAGGACGAGCGCACACGCATCGTGGCCGCCGCTACCGCGTGCATCGCGGCGCTCGGTATCCGGCGCGGACTGCTGCACACCGAGGTGATTCTCGACGACACCGGAACGGCTCACATCGTCGAAACACATCTACGCGGCGGTGGCGACATGATTCTCGACCTGGTGCGGTCAGCCACCGGTCTTGATCTCGCCGAACTGTTCGTCCTGGATCTGATCGAAGGTCTCGAGCACATCCCCGCGGCGACCGAACGAGGTTATGCCAGTAGCCAATTCGTGTTTCCCGTCGAGTTCGGCGTCATCGCCGGATGGGACGGAGTCGAGGCAGCGCGGTTGATGCCGGGGGTCGATGCGGTGACCACCCTTCTCAATCAGGGCGACCATCTGGTGCCGCAGGTCAATTCCAGTTACGGCCGTTCGGTGGGCGCGATGGCCCACGCCCCCGATCCGCAGCAGGCCTGCGAGCGGGCCCGTGCCGCCGCGCTGACACCGATGCCGATGCTGGAGCCCGTGTGA
- a CDS encoding GNAT family N-acetyltransferase yields MWRQLDMADYEAVVALRDVVLGNLAHPDNYVREDDEEMFVRGHLNVFGESIGYFDGDDLVAYLALTTDLATSREDVEFEACTPTSTDVVFAAAMVLPSHQGRSLHRAGITRHVAIARQLGARRGFAQISPRNHRSLRNYFSHGFRCTQAVTYPDGRRRLLLERDLVSDVETTPIDDVALVDMNDFGGITRELTAARAGHRLLPVGASALMVVGARGSAA; encoded by the coding sequence ATGTGGCGTCAGCTTGACATGGCGGACTACGAGGCGGTGGTCGCGCTGCGCGATGTCGTGCTCGGCAACCTCGCGCACCCCGACAACTACGTCCGTGAGGACGACGAGGAGATGTTCGTTCGCGGACACCTCAACGTCTTCGGCGAGTCGATCGGCTACTTCGACGGTGACGACCTGGTGGCCTACCTCGCGCTGACCACCGACCTCGCAACCTCCCGTGAGGACGTCGAATTCGAAGCGTGCACGCCGACTTCCACCGATGTGGTGTTCGCCGCCGCGATGGTGCTGCCGTCGCATCAGGGGCGGTCGTTGCATCGTGCCGGCATCACCCGCCATGTGGCGATAGCGCGACAACTCGGCGCTCGTCGCGGGTTCGCCCAGATCTCACCGCGTAACCACCGCTCGCTTCGGAACTACTTCTCTCACGGCTTCCGCTGCACACAGGCTGTGACGTATCCCGACGGCCGACGTCGACTGCTGCTCGAACGCGACCTCGTCAGCGACGTCGAAACGACACCTATCGACGACGTCGCGCTGGTCGACATGAACGACTTCGGTGGCATCACCCGCGAACTCACCGCCGCCAGGGCGGGGCATCGCCTGCTGCCGGTCGGCGCCAGCGCGCTGATGGTGGTCGGTGCCAGGGGGTCGGCGGCATGA
- a CDS encoding acetyl-CoA carboxylase biotin carboxylase subunit family protein codes for MNTPTAHVVIVSGNDSSLPIVRPSDTVITLIQTPDRATDFQRRSVDRFIEVPEISADTLIDLLGSIRRRSPVTALACFLESAILAAAVAADALGIPSNPLDAVRTAQNKALTRLALQRHGVPQQPWRLCSSLDDVLAFRDALAGAPIVVKPVTGAGSAGVRLIRDDADLHAAWDSISGLKWWALLDNPDHSVIAEAVLTGDEFSVEAMSVAGRHEILAVTGKLTTGEPEFVELGHWQPAVLRPDQREAVLNRTVEVLDAIGHRTGPSHTEVMVDGLTVGVVETHTRFGGDQIWELTQLTTGRHFATETIFALLDRPAPEPGVRHGAAAMRKLDWANPVHLDAARSRTGVVRVSAPTRQRREEVTAITDSSDLNGYVLTVGVNMTQAWSRAEGASATAKGDAPVLVMSPAKVINHFGRERFASVVPQGSVLITSGPVDVDACRLVDLIEVPEYTTNDEIPLIAEEAVVRHGLQRIVVLAEADVLRAAEIRSRLSIPGQLPAEALHFRDKTLMKRAVRGAGIAVAPHREVTSALELHDAVAEFGYPCVVKPPHGRGSSGVSVLANVEELVSFLRTGPFSDQGRTYPWLVEAFQSGEQYRVDGICRGGRVVFSAVALYVNTHLDFLGGGHMGSVMLPADGREARTIGELARAVMEDALPGYDGGFHLEAFLTPDGPVFSEVGSRIGGGSIPEEVEFSYGVNLVEESILAQRGVPFRHGAVTQRSLAGQLNISPLPGLLADAPDRFEHPDVVLSEIAEPGRRFSAMTHTNAEFARVVFRADSVESGLSTISKLLHHINTTTEWKELDHVASA; via the coding sequence GTGAATACACCGACCGCACACGTCGTCATCGTCAGCGGCAACGACTCCAGCCTTCCGATCGTGCGTCCGTCGGACACGGTCATCACACTGATCCAGACCCCGGACAGGGCAACCGATTTCCAGCGTCGTTCGGTGGATCGATTCATCGAGGTGCCCGAGATCTCGGCCGACACCCTGATCGATCTGCTTGGTTCGATTCGCAGGCGATCACCCGTCACGGCGCTGGCGTGCTTCCTGGAATCCGCCATCCTGGCCGCAGCGGTTGCCGCCGACGCACTTGGCATTCCGTCGAATCCGCTCGACGCTGTCCGCACCGCCCAAAACAAGGCGCTCACCCGCCTGGCACTGCAACGCCACGGTGTCCCTCAACAACCGTGGCGGCTGTGCAGCAGCCTCGACGATGTGCTCGCGTTCCGCGATGCGCTGGCGGGCGCCCCGATCGTGGTCAAGCCGGTGACGGGTGCAGGCAGTGCGGGTGTGCGTCTGATCCGCGACGACGCCGACCTGCACGCTGCATGGGACTCGATCAGCGGGCTGAAATGGTGGGCACTGCTGGACAATCCGGACCACTCGGTGATCGCCGAGGCGGTGCTGACCGGTGACGAGTTCAGCGTCGAAGCGATGAGCGTCGCCGGGCGCCACGAAATCCTGGCGGTCACAGGCAAGCTCACCACCGGCGAACCGGAGTTCGTGGAACTCGGACACTGGCAGCCCGCGGTGTTACGCCCCGATCAACGGGAGGCGGTGCTCAACCGCACCGTCGAGGTTCTCGACGCGATCGGGCACCGCACCGGACCGAGTCACACCGAGGTGATGGTCGACGGGCTGACGGTTGGGGTCGTCGAGACCCACACCCGCTTCGGCGGCGACCAGATCTGGGAACTCACCCAACTGACGACCGGGCGACACTTCGCCACCGAAACCATCTTCGCGCTCCTGGACCGGCCCGCACCCGAGCCCGGCGTCCGGCACGGCGCGGCCGCGATGCGAAAGCTGGACTGGGCCAATCCCGTTCACCTCGACGCAGCGCGCAGTCGAACCGGTGTGGTGCGGGTGTCCGCCCCCACCCGGCAGAGGCGTGAGGAGGTCACCGCGATCACGGACTCCTCCGACCTGAACGGGTACGTGCTGACCGTCGGCGTCAACATGACGCAGGCCTGGTCGCGCGCGGAGGGGGCGAGCGCAACGGCGAAGGGGGACGCGCCGGTGTTGGTGATGAGCCCCGCCAAAGTGATCAACCACTTCGGGCGCGAACGGTTCGCCTCCGTGGTTCCACAAGGATCAGTCCTGATCACATCCGGGCCGGTGGACGTCGACGCCTGCCGGTTGGTCGACCTGATCGAGGTCCCCGAATACACGACCAACGACGAGATCCCGCTCATCGCAGAAGAAGCGGTGGTCCGGCATGGGCTGCAGCGCATCGTCGTGCTGGCCGAAGCGGATGTGTTGCGCGCAGCCGAAATCCGGTCCCGGCTTTCGATCCCCGGACAGTTGCCCGCCGAGGCGCTGCACTTCCGCGACAAGACACTGATGAAAAGGGCGGTGCGCGGCGCGGGCATCGCGGTGGCCCCGCACCGTGAGGTCACCTCGGCCCTCGAACTGCACGATGCCGTCGCCGAGTTCGGCTACCCGTGCGTGGTCAAACCCCCACACGGCCGCGGCTCGTCCGGAGTGTCGGTGCTGGCCAACGTCGAAGAGCTGGTCAGCTTCCTGCGGACCGGCCCGTTCAGCGACCAGGGACGTACCTATCCGTGGCTGGTCGAGGCGTTCCAGTCCGGCGAGCAATACCGGGTGGACGGAATATGCCGCGGCGGCCGCGTCGTGTTCTCCGCTGTCGCGCTGTACGTCAACACACACCTGGACTTCCTCGGCGGCGGTCACATGGGCTCGGTCATGCTTCCCGCCGACGGTCGCGAGGCGCGCACCATCGGCGAACTGGCAAGGGCGGTAATGGAAGACGCCCTCCCCGGATATGACGGCGGGTTCCACCTGGAGGCGTTCCTCACCCCCGACGGCCCGGTCTTCAGCGAAGTCGGATCGCGGATCGGTGGCGGATCGATCCCCGAAGAGGTCGAGTTCTCCTACGGGGTCAACCTCGTCGAGGAGTCGATCCTGGCCCAGCGCGGCGTGCCGTTCCGGCACGGCGCGGTGACGCAGCGCAGCCTGGCCGGCCAGCTCAACATCTCTCCCCTGCCCGGGTTGCTCGCCGACGCTCCTGACCGATTCGAGCACCCGGACGTAGTGCTCTCGGAGATCGCCGAACCGGGCAGGCGGTTCTCCGCGATGACGCACACCAACGCCGAGTTCGCTCGCGTCGTGTTCCGCGCCGACTCAGTCGAGTCTGGCCTCTCGACCATCTCGAAACTCCTGCACCACATCAACACAACGACCGAATGGAAGGAACTGGACCATGTGGCGTCAGCTTGA
- a CDS encoding FAD/NAD(P)-binding protein has translation MARIALVGIGVGGTLTVSRLAEQADRSWSGTTLDIVDRPENLGRGSAFGSDIAAAAVNTSQYRLEALSPSLHSFRSWLEEGGSRWTGLDEQPMSRSVYGDYLAATLGKAIDRLRNCGVRVRFTPMHAKSLRPGLDGIEVLGETADVPAADIAVVAPGVWSSPRPAINHPAVAAYPLSGLRTRVAEQRSVAVLGTGLSAVDVACALDDGEKRVHLLSRSGTLPRVQVESANAEAPQHLTEDAVIGLAVWTELTADSVLTLLDRELARFGFTRSDIFDDAAHAEHWSDPLADPADLACHHTLSGTNHALNTAFTLLSDSERTALREALGPRWFRYRVRVPLSRWRQLRTMQADGRLIVHGGVDARDGRLGDILTDLGADQVIPAIGQSTDLEEGPELVAALATSGLVGCDEAGRGLVDPATCRALTPEGHPRDDLLLVGQVSAGSYFTVSALDVVVQQARNAASTVADFITTRTGRRVPVASKAA, from the coding sequence ATGGCACGCATCGCACTGGTCGGCATCGGCGTCGGCGGCACCCTCACGGTCAGCCGGCTCGCGGAGCAGGCCGACCGCTCGTGGAGCGGCACCACCCTTGACATCGTCGACCGTCCGGAGAACCTCGGCCGCGGCAGCGCTTTCGGCAGCGATATCGCGGCCGCCGCGGTCAACACCTCCCAGTACCGGCTGGAGGCGCTCTCCCCGTCACTGCATTCCTTCCGCAGCTGGCTCGAGGAAGGCGGGAGCCGGTGGACCGGTCTCGACGAACAACCGATGTCGCGGTCGGTGTACGGCGACTACCTGGCGGCCACCCTCGGCAAGGCCATCGACCGTCTCCGGAATTGCGGCGTCCGCGTCCGCTTCACACCGATGCACGCGAAATCGCTGCGGCCCGGCCTCGACGGCATCGAGGTGCTCGGTGAGACCGCCGATGTGCCCGCAGCCGACATCGCCGTCGTCGCGCCCGGCGTGTGGTCCTCCCCTCGGCCCGCGATAAACCACCCCGCCGTTGCCGCCTATCCGCTGAGCGGTCTGCGGACGCGGGTCGCCGAGCAGCGCTCGGTCGCGGTTCTCGGCACCGGCCTTTCCGCGGTGGACGTGGCGTGCGCACTCGACGACGGCGAGAAGCGGGTCCATCTGCTGTCGCGGTCCGGCACGCTGCCGCGTGTCCAGGTCGAGTCCGCCAATGCTGAGGCGCCCCAACACCTCACCGAGGACGCCGTCATCGGCCTTGCGGTGTGGACCGAGCTGACGGCCGACTCCGTGCTGACACTGCTCGACCGCGAACTCGCGCGGTTCGGCTTCACCCGATCCGATATCTTCGACGACGCCGCGCACGCCGAGCATTGGTCGGATCCGCTGGCCGATCCGGCCGACCTCGCCTGCCACCACACGTTGAGCGGAACCAACCACGCGCTCAACACCGCGTTCACCCTGCTGTCCGACAGCGAGCGGACCGCACTGCGTGAGGCGCTGGGACCCAGATGGTTTCGCTACCGGGTGCGGGTGCCGCTGAGCCGGTGGCGCCAACTGCGCACGATGCAGGCCGACGGCCGACTGATCGTGCACGGTGGCGTGGACGCCCGCGACGGACGCCTCGGCGACATCCTCACCGACCTGGGCGCCGACCAGGTGATCCCCGCGATCGGGCAATCGACCGACCTGGAAGAGGGCCCGGAACTGGTTGCCGCCCTCGCGACTTCGGGTCTGGTGGGCTGCGACGAGGCGGGCCGGGGTCTGGTGGACCCCGCGACATGCCGGGCGCTCACGCCAGAAGGCCATCCGCGCGACGACCTGCTGCTGGTCGGCCAGGTGTCGGCGGGCAGCTACTTCACCGTATCCGCGCTCGACGTCGTTGTGCAGCAGGCCCGCAACGCGGCGTCGACCGTCGCCGATTTCATCACCACTCGAACCGGCCGCCGTGTCCCGGTGGCCAGCAAGGCAGCCTGA